From one Rattus norvegicus strain BN/NHsdMcwi chromosome 7, GRCr8, whole genome shotgun sequence genomic stretch:
- the Cyp4f37 gene encoding cytochrome P450 4F5 isoform X2, protein MAALVAPKDPTFLHFLKPWLGDGLFLSSGDKWSRHRRLLTPAFHFDILKPYVKTFNQSVNIMHAKWKHLCLEGSARLEMFENISLMTLDSLQKCLFGFDSNCQESPSEYISATLELSSLTRKRSYKLFLYLDFLYYRTADGQRFRKACDLVHSFTDAVIRERRRLLSSQGVDEFLESKTKSKSKTLDFIDVLLLAKDEHGKELSDEDIRAEADTFMFGGHDTTASALSWILYNLASHPEYQERCRQEVWELLRDREPEEIEWDDLAQLPFLTMCIKESLRLHPPAVDLLRRCTQDIVLPDGRVIPKGNICVISIFGIHHNPSVWPDPEVYDPFRFDPENRQKRSPLSFIPFSAGPRNCIGQTFAMNEVKVAVGLTLLRFRFLPDDKEPRRKPELILRAEGGLWLRVELLSRDTQ, encoded by the exons ATGGCAGCTTTGGTGGCCCCGAAGGACCCGACTTTCTTACACTTCCTGAAGCCCTGGCTTG GGGATGGGCTATTTCTGAGTTCTGGTGACAAGTGGAGCCGCCATCGCCGTCTGCTGACACCTGCCTTCCATTTTGACATCCTGAAGCCCTATGTGAAGACTTTTAACCAGAGTGTGAACATCATGCAC GCCAAGTGGAAGCATCTATGCCTGGAAGGCAGTGCCCGTCTGGAAATGTTTGAGAACATCAGCCTCATGACCCTGGACAGTCTGCAGAAATGCCTCTTTGGCTTTGACAGCAACTGTCAgga GTCTCCCAGTGAATACATTTCTGCCACCTTGGAACTGAGTTCCCTCACCAGAAAAAGGTCATATAAGCTCTTCCTGTACCTGGACTTCCTGTATTACCGCACTGCTGATGGACAGCGCTTCCGCAAGGCCTGTGACCTGGTGCACAGCTTCACGGATGCTGTCATCAGGGAGAGACGTCGACTTCTCTCCAGCCAAGGCGTTGATGAGTTCTTGGAGTCCAAGACTAAGTCTAAGTCTAAGACTTTGGACTTTATCGATGTACTCTTGTTGGCTAAG GATGAACATGGAAAGGAGCTGTCAGATGAGGACATCCGGGCAGAGGCTGACACCTTCATGTTTGGAG GCCATGACACCACGGCCAGCGCACTGTCCTGGATCCTGTACAACCTGGCAAGCCACCCAGAATACCAGGAGCGCTGCCGTCAGGAGGTGTGGGAGTTGCTGAGGGACCGAGAGCCTGAGGAGATTGAATG GGACGACCTAGCCCAGCTGCCCTTCCTGACCATGTGCATCAAGGAGAGTCTGCGACTGCACCCTCCAGCTGTAGACCTCCTGCGCCGCTGCACCCAGGACATTGTGCTACCTGATGGCCGGGTCATCCCTAAAG GGAACATCTGTGTCATCAGCATCTTTGGTATTCATCACAATCCTTCAGTGTGGCCAGACCCTGAG GTCTATGACCCCTTCCGCTTTGACCCAGAAAATCGTCAGAAGAGGTCACCTCTGTCTTTTATTCCCTTCTCCGCAGGGCCCAG GAACTGCATAGGACAGACTTTCGCTATGAACGAGGTGAAGGTGGCAGTGGGGCTGACGCTGCTCCGCTTCCGCTTCCTGCCAGATGACAAGGAGCCGCGCAGGAAGCCGGAACTGATCTTGCGCGCTGAGGGCGGGCTATGGCTGCGGGTGGAGCTGCTGAGCAGAGACACTCAGTAA